From the Polyangiaceae bacterium genome, the window GGCGTTCATGCATGGACGCTGATGTATTTGCACGGCACGTGCAAATACAAATTTGCATGTGACGTGCAAATTCGAGGCATCTCCCGTGAGTAATAGGAGTGTGCGATGATCCCCACTCCATGGCACCGAAGGGTGACGGTGTGGCTGCCGAGACGAGAGACGATGGGCTGGGGGCGTTGGTTCCCAAGCGGCTGTTTGGCGATCCTTCCGGGATCAGCCCCGATGCCAGCATGCTGCTGGGACTGATCGACGATCGGTCTTCGGTGGTCGAGCTCGCCCAATTGCTTGGGACCAGCGTCGAGCAGATCGCGCCGTTGGTGTCAGAGCTGGAGGTGCGCGGCCTCGTGGACATGGGGCGCCCGCGGCCCGGAGGTTTGGAGCGGGCGACAGAAGCTGAGCTGCTCGAGCATGCTACCGCCCGTCGGTCCCTAGAGCGGCCGTCTGGGATCTCGGGCACTCCAGCGCAAGCCGCGGCGGAGCCGGAGGTACTTGAAGAGGTCATCGAGCTACCGCCGGAACTCCAACGGGAGATCTCAGAGGTTGCCGAGCGCATCGCGTCGTCGGATCCGTACGTGGTCCTCGGTTGCGATGTCAGTTCCTCGCGGGAAGAGATACGAGCGACGTATCACGCTGGCATTCGCCGCTACCACCCCGACCGCTACTTTGGAAAACAGCTCGGCCCCTACAAGGCGCAACTCGAGCGCATCTTCAAGCGCCTGACCGCCGCCTATGAAGCCTTGGAGAACGCGCTTGGGGCGCAGGAGCGAGCTTCGCGGACGACACAGACCAGTTCGGCGCCACCCGTCGACATCCCAAAGCCGCCTCGCGCGCCTCAGATGAGTCAACCTCCTGGAGTTTCTTCGCGACCTCCAGCCGCAGGCTCATCCCGTCCCCCCGCCGCGGGGAGCCGTGACTCAGAGGCTCGCCGTCGCGCGCTGGCGCGCAAGTTTAGCAGTCCGAGCATGCGGCGCGTCTCCGTACCGCCCCAGAAGTCCAGCGAGGAGGTCAAGAACGCCGCAAGGGATTCCATGCGGCGCCTCCAAGCCGAGCGCTCCAGCGATCCGCGAGTGCGGATCGCGCGCTACCTGCAGACCGCCAAGGAAGCCGAGCGTGAACACGATTTGATTTCCGCAAGGAATGCCGTCAAGATCGCGGTCAGCCTCGATCCGGAGAACGCCGAGCTGCTCGAGCGCCTCGAGAAGCTCGAACAGGCAGTCTCCGTAAAGCATGCTGATGAGTACATCCAGCGTGGTCAGGTCGCTGAGCGTCAGGGTCAGTGGAGGGAGGCGGCGCAGTTCTACGAGAAGGCGCATGTCGGCAGGCCTCACAACGGTCAGCTGCTAGAGCGCGCTGCGCTATGCTTGCTGAACACCGACGTGAACCAAGCGATCCGCCTCGCCAAGAACGCCGTGATGATCGCGCCTCAACGCGCGTCGCACCGCGTGGTGCTTGGCAAGGCCTACCTCGCGGCGGATATGAAGAAGAGCGCGCTTGGTGAGTACGAGCGAGCGAAGGAGCTCGAGCCGACGGATCGCGGAGTACGCGAGCTGGGCAAGGCGCTGGGGAAGCGCTAGGCAGCGCAACGCACGCCGGTCGCGTCAGGCGACCAAAGCCTAGTGCTTTACGTGGAGCCCGCACTCGCGCTGGGTGGACTCTTCCCACCACCAGCGCCCAGCGCGCTCGTGCTCCCCGGGACGCGTCGCGCGGGTACACGGCTCGCATCCGATGGAGATGAACCCCTTGTCGTGAAGGTCGTTGTACGGAATATCTTCCGTGCGGATGTATTCCCAGACCTGCTGTTGGGACCACCCAGCCAACGGATTGAATTTGTAGAGCACCGGGCCCACTCCGCTGAATGTGGCGTCCGCCTCTAGGATCTCCACTGCGCTGCGCGTCGGGCTCTGATCTCTGCGCTGGCCGGTCATCCATGCCGAGTAGTTCGCGAGTGCTCTGCGCAGCGGAGCGACCTTCCTCACACCGCAGCATTCCTGATGGCCGTCATCGTAGAAGCTGAACAGACCCTTCTTGCGCACGAGGCTCTCCACGCCGACAGCGTCAGGGAACAGCATCTCTACCTCGACGCCGTAGTGCTGACGCACCCTCTCGATGAAGCGATATGTTTCCGCGTGGAGCCGGCCGGTGTCCAGGCAGAACACCCGAAAGGCCACACCGCTTCTTGCGGCCATGTGAACGAGCGCGACGTCTTCTGCACCGCTGAACGCGATGCCCAGGTTCGAGCCGAAGCGCGACAGCGCCCAGCGCACCACCTCGGGCGGGGTCAGGGCGGCTAGCTCTTCTCGTGCGCTACCCAGGTCGAGCTCTGCCGGTGCGGAGGAAGACGGTGCGTCGCTCAGCTCCTTGGCAGCTCGCAATGCACTGGTGACCACGCGCGCCTCGCCCTCTGCATCGAAGATGAAGAAGGGCGCAAGAGTCACCCCATGCTGCGCAGCTAGGCGCATACCAGCGCTGTTCTCATCCCCCTCTTGCGCCCAGACGACTTCGTCGATTCGCTCCCAAAGCCCGCGCTCGCGCAACATTTCCTCGGCTTGAATACACTTGGGACAGGGCTCGCCGTTCGTGAGACGTTTCTTGACCATTATGATGTGCATTGGGGGCCTCGGCTGGGTGAAGCGGAGCACAGTCTGTCTGCATTGCCCAGGGTCGGTGCGACATTTGCCGGCGATTCCCCGGCAATAGCTGGATAGCAATGCTCGCGATCGGCTCTTCGGAGGTGGGGGCGCACTCAAAGATTCTTGACCTCCACATGCGGTCGTCGCCGCGGTTCGGCAAGCCGCCTGTTGCTCGCTGCAGGCGCTGCAGTAGACTCAAGCCTGTTTCCACGCCGCTCGTAGGGGGTAAGACCGACGGAATTTCCGCCGGGCTGCGCCTCCGCCGGTACGCCGAGAGCGTCTCGCTTAGCACTCATGCCCATCGTTCCTCGTTCTCCGACCCCTGGCCGCATGCCACGCGCGGCGAAGCCATCCGACGATGAGCCGGAGGTGCTGACGGTTGTGCGCACCGAGGTCCACGACAGCACAATCGGCGTGACGAGCGAACCCTCGCGGGGCGTGACACCGTTCTCCGCCGATACACTCGAGCTCGAGCCGCCATTGTTCTGTGAGCTCTCGGAGTTGCTCACTCACTGGGAGAGCCTGCGGAAGCGCTGGTCTCTTTGCATGACCGGCGGGGGGATGGTTACGCGTTTTCCACCGGGAAGCACGCTGCCAGAGCGCAGGCTCATCTCGGATCCGGCTTCGGCTGATTGGGTCTTGCGAGCGCGCGCTCTAGAGTTGGTGTGTTGCTACGACGAACTGTTTGTAGATTGGGAAGTCGCTGCGGTCCTGGTGTCAGGTCTTGACGAAGCAATCGGTGTTTGGGTTTTGGGACCCGGGGAGCTGCACTGCTTGCTCACCCGCCGCGCGGTGTTTGTCAGTCCGGAGCTCGACGAGCCGACCTGCTTGTTGGCGGCTCGCTGCCTCAGCGGAGGCTTTAGCGAGCTGGATCGCCCTCGGCTCTCCCGGCTCCGCGGGCTCTTGATTGGTCCGAGCGCCGTCGCCGATCTCCAGAGCGTGGCCGAGGAGTTCAGCTCGCTGCGTGCGGTGAATTTTCAGCTGTGACCAGCGCTCTGGAACGACTTACGCCAGGCTGACACAATCGCTCCGTGAAATCGCATCGGCGTGAGGAGATCCTACGGGCCGCTGAGCGGTTATTTCGCGAGCACGGCGCGGGCAAGACAACCGTAGGAGATATCGCCCGCGAGTCGGGGATCGGCGTGGGCACTGTCTACTTGGAGTTTCAGTCCAAGGACTCCATCGTCACCGCGCTCTCGGATTCTCGCCACCATCGCGTCGTGGAAGCCATGCAGACGGTAGCCTGCGAGGAGCCGTCGCTTTGCCTGGAGCGTATCCTCGAGGAGAGAGTGCGGGTCTTCTTTGCGTTGGCGGCGGAGGGGGCCCACGCGTGCGACTTCGTCCTTTGCCGCTCGGCCCAGTCGGGCGTGGGGCACTTCTCACAGGCCGAGTCGGAGCTGCTCGAAGGAGTGCTGAGGGCAGGGAAGGCCGCGGGGGTATTCGCCTTCACGGATCTGGAGCAGACGAGTCAGCTCGTGCAACGCGCCTGTGCTGCTTACTCGCCGCCCTGGCTGTTTACGCTCGACGAAGCCACCGCGAAGCGTGAGGTGGTTGGCCTTGCACGCCTCATTTCGCGGGGCTTGCTGGCTCGGGGCGATTGACATCGTTGCTTCGAGACGCAGGCTTCAGCCCTCACGATCTCCGCGCATGCAAAGCCGGAGCCAGTTTTTGCGGCGAGTGTTGACAGCTCCGTGAACGAATTTAGGTTCCGTTCACTCAGCTGTTCATAACCCCCATCCGTGTCGGGCTTCATTTCGGAAGCCTGGGCGGCCAACGCTCGCGCGAAGCATCCGCGCGGAATAGCGGGACGAGCAACACGTTGCGACGTCCAGACGAGGTACGCGTTCATGATGAAACTACGCGGCGGCGCACCTGCGCCTAGTTCACCGTTTGCTTTGCTTCCACTGCGCTCTGGCGTGGTGTTCCCCGGCACGACGCTCAGCCTGAGCGTTGGTCGTCCGCGCTCGCTCGCACTCCTGGGCACGCTACATGAGGGTGACATCATCGCCGTGGCGACTCAGCGCGATCCCCGCGTTGACGCCCCTAAGCTCGAGGACTTGTACCCCGTCGGCAGCTTCGCGAAGGTCGTAGGCATCAGTCGACGCAACGAAAAGGTCTATCAGCTCGTGCTGGAGGGCCTGGACCGATTTTCGCTGGACGCGGTCGACGACCGCGCACCGTTTTGGCGAGCTGACGGAGTGTTGCTCGCTGAGATCGGAAATACCGGTGATGCCGCATCAATCCTCGCGGAAGAGCTGCATACTCACCTAGAAGAGCTGAGCCAAAAGGGCGGTGCTCTTGGGGAAATCCCCTCTCCTGAAGGTGATCCGTCCAGTTTCGCTGACCGAATTTCGGCGAGCCTTGGGCTCGACACGGAGGACGCGATTGCTGTGCTCAGCGAGCTCGATGTGGCCGAGCGACTGAAGGTCGTGATCGAGCTCCTGACCAGGGCGCGTACCCGTGCGGAACTCCGGACAAAGATCGAGCAAGATGTGCGTAAGTCGCTGGGCAAGACCCAGAAGGAAGCCATCCTGCGCGAGCAGCTCAAGGCCATCAAGCGTGAGCTGGGTGACGACGAGGACGAGGACGAGACGGATAACCTACGAGCGCGCCTCGACGCCGCGGGGCTCAGTCCCGAGGCTCGCAAGATCGCCGACCGTGAGCTCAAGCGCCTCGACCAGACAGGAGGCCAAGGGCCGGAAGCCAACGTGATTCGCAGCTACCTCGACTGGCTAGCCGCGCTGCCTTGGAGTAAACGCGCTGACTCCAGCATCGAAATCGACGCGATCTCCGACAAGCTCGAAGCGGATCACTACGGCATGGAGGACGTGAAGAAGCGAATCCTCGAGCACATGGCCGTCCAGCAACTCTCAGGAAATCCGCGCGGTACCATTCTCTGCTTGGTCGGACCTCCCGGCGTGGGCAAGACCAGCTTGGGCCGTAGTATCGCTGAGGCCACCAAGCGACCCTTCGTGCGCATTGCCCTCGGCGGCGTGCGAGA encodes:
- a CDS encoding DnaJ domain-containing protein produces the protein MAPKGDGVAAETRDDGLGALVPKRLFGDPSGISPDASMLLGLIDDRSSVVELAQLLGTSVEQIAPLVSELEVRGLVDMGRPRPGGLERATEAELLEHATARRSLERPSGISGTPAQAAAEPEVLEEVIELPPELQREISEVAERIASSDPYVVLGCDVSSSREEIRATYHAGIRRYHPDRYFGKQLGPYKAQLERIFKRLTAAYEALENALGAQERASRTTQTSSAPPVDIPKPPRAPQMSQPPGVSSRPPAAGSSRPPAAGSRDSEARRRALARKFSSPSMRRVSVPPQKSSEEVKNAARDSMRRLQAERSSDPRVRIARYLQTAKEAEREHDLISARNAVKIAVSLDPENAELLERLEKLEQAVSVKHADEYIQRGQVAERQGQWREAAQFYEKAHVGRPHNGQLLERAALCLLNTDVNQAIRLAKNAVMIAPQRASHRVVLGKAYLAADMKKSALGEYERAKELEPTDRGVRELGKALGKR
- a CDS encoding phosphoadenylyl-sulfate reductase: MRLAAQHGVTLAPFFIFDAEGEARVVTSALRAAKELSDAPSSSAPAELDLGSAREELAALTPPEVVRWALSRFGSNLGIAFSGAEDVALVHMAARSGVAFRVFCLDTGRLHAETYRFIERVRQHYGVEVEMLFPDAVGVESLVRKKGLFSFYDDGHQECCGVRKVAPLRRALANYSAWMTGQRRDQSPTRSAVEILEADATFSGVGPVLYKFNPLAGWSQQQVWEYIRTEDIPYNDLHDKGFISIGCEPCTRATRPGEHERAGRWWWEESTQRECGLHVKH
- a CDS encoding TetR/AcrR family transcriptional regulator codes for the protein MKSHRREEILRAAERLFREHGAGKTTVGDIARESGIGVGTVYLEFQSKDSIVTALSDSRHHRVVEAMQTVACEEPSLCLERILEERVRVFFALAAEGAHACDFVLCRSAQSGVGHFSQAESELLEGVLRAGKAAGVFAFTDLEQTSQLVQRACAAYSPPWLFTLDEATAKREVVGLARLISRGLLARGD